The Zea mays cultivar B73 chromosome 7, Zm-B73-REFERENCE-NAM-5.0, whole genome shotgun sequence DNA segment agtccccgtgggactgagggatgccattctcccccaggcgcgggggaagaaaaaggcagccgacccatgcggtggcagccccccgactcgcctcatccttcatcttggcctggatgacgaaaatccttgaggccgagggaggggtagaggccgcagcctggctcgcttcccccaccatcgaaccggaggtcgccatcccaggtgaccaccggtggaggggtgcggccgggctgcgtgatgaaaatccttgaagccgaacgatggctgaaaggtaccaactcccacggagttgcgttcctccaacgaggaggcggaaagacggtgggtaccccccatccgggggcttggaagatggaaagacacgacgcatgagggaggaagaagatgtggttgccttccgaaaggggccgccctccttttaaaggcaactctccctgcgtgcgcccccaaacgccgcgggctgagtcttctccaacacgctccaaggcccacccctgcgactcgggggctgggtcccgcatgtcatgcagaccggctccgagcagaagaagccaaaccaccgcgcgtggtgcgcacaaccgcccagcggttacaagcgaccccccacttttgcccagaccaacgggcgggaggggcgggtagccatgcaggtggcatgcaaccgcgccaggatgacgcgcttctccgacttctaacacgccagcttggaggcccaggcccacgcgtcacgcaaccagcgcgccagttgctgcatgcaagcagccgcgccgccacttgtgccaccgtcgcacctcttcggttgcggagcctatgccgcgacttgaggcgacccagcgcacgacccagcggcgccagcctggcgcgacggtcaatgcggccgaaagtgggccggcagtaatgacggtggcaggcggacgggagcagcagtcacgtcgtcagccaggctcacgtcccatccagggacagcaagagagcctcctcccacggcgtgaagacggtgcgcccgtgatccgttcctcgaacggctcgcgcacgcgcaacggccgcccctccaaccactcgccccgtcgcattaaccccgcggcgggacaggcggcgcttctggcaggggaagcggacgacgcttcgccttcgccgtaataaccgcgccaaaaaaggtacgccacgtcgttcgatttcgtatccttttccctttttcctctttctctatctcttgcaacagggaccgggaaagggggataccccgaaaaggatccttccctgtgaaggaaccgggctccgagcccccctactgatcaaaggttcgaaggctggccctccgaagggttcaacagtcgcctcagatcgcgtgggcccgacacccactactggtcaggggttcgaaggccggccccccgaagggctccatggccgcctcaggctactcgggctccgcgcccattactgatcagaggttcgaaggctggcccccgaagggttcacagtcgcctcagacgccgagcgagggatgaccaggggtacgttcgatacatatccgaggctcgggctgcgctcccgaggtaccctaggacatttccgagaccagtgggagcgatcttgtaacggaatcccatcggagggaggcatcgagccctcggaccccgtcgccaggggaccgggtccggcagatcacccgcaggtacttttgggcgtgcctctgggcccctagccgacccccaacgaacggggcacggacgtccactcggattacccgcttgcagctcaccggagacaccatgttcggtgcccatcgagggtaacatggcgcactccccccctcctccttgcggaaaggcgacgtaggggcgtatgcaaaaagtcgagtctgtccctgatcgtcctctcgccctgtgcggaggctcgggggctgctctcgcaaacccggctccggccgaaccgttgacagcgtcaacataccagcccgagaacttgggccccgaccgtgcacccgggctacggccagttcgcatgagggaacgaccagaccagccgaagcgttacgcaaggcattaagacctcgaaggagtgaaaccactcctccgaggcctcgggggctacacccggcgggtgcgcacgcgcgcacccaccggaatgaaatgcaaccgaggaaggttggtccccttgcaaaaaagtgcgacgaaagcctccaagcgagtgctaacactcccttcgaggctcgggggctactgtcggggaccataattaggggtaccctcaagacgcctaattctcagctggtaacccccatcagcataaagctgcagaggcctgatgggtgcgattaagtcagggatcagtccatacgagtgactcgatcacgcttcacccgagcctagcctcggactcgggcagccgacctcgagggacttccgtctcgcccgaggccccccttttaacggcggacacatctccggctcgcccgaggccttggcttcgctaagaagcaaccctgactaaatcgccgcaccgactgaccgagttgcaggggcatttaacgcaaaggtggcctgacacctctatcctgacgcgcgcgccccggcagagccgaagtgaccgccgtcactccgctgctccactgaccggtctgacagaaggacagcgccgcctgcgccactccgactgcagtgccactcgatagagtgagtctgacaggcagtcaggcctcgccaggggcgccaaagagaactccgctccgcccgaccccagggctcggactcgggctaagacccggaagacggcgaactccgctccgcccgaccccagggctcggactcgggctaagacccggaagacggcgaactccgctccgcccgaccccagggctcggactcgggctaagacccggaagacggcgaactccgctccgcccgaccccagggctcggactcgggctcggacccggaagacggcgaactccgctccgcccgaccccagggctcggactcgggctaagacccggaagacggcgaactccgctccgcccgaccccagggctcggactcgggctcggccccggaagacgacgaactccgcctcgcccgaccccagggctcggactccgccctggcctctgccgaacgacttccgcctcgcccgacccaggggctcggactcggcctcggcaacggaagacagattcgaccccagcttcggaggagcccccacgtcgcctggcctcgggcgcgggcccgtcacgtcaacagggagcgccatcaccactctaccccgagccgactcgggccgcagagaacaagaccggtgtcccatctgaccagctccgccaaataggcaatgatggcgcctcccaagctccatgacggcggcggctctcagctctcttacggaagcaggtggacgtcagcaaggactcgaccgctccgacagctgtccttccgccaagctccgttgctcctccgacagccacgacatcacgccagcagggtgccaagatctctccggctgccacattggcatgtacttagggcgctagctctccctccgctagacacgtagcactctgctacacccctcattgtacacctggatcctctccttacgactataaaaggaaggaccagggccttcttagagagggttggccgcgcgggaccgaggacgggacaggcgctctcttggggccgctcgcttccctcacccgcgtggacgcttgtaacccccctactgcaagcgcacccgacctgggcgcgggacgaacacgaaggccgcgggacttccacctctctcacgcccgtctccggccacctcgcctctccccccttcgcgctcgcccacgcgctcgacccatctgggctggggcacgcagcacactcactcgtcggcttagggacccccccggtctcgaaacaccgacaaatagtctcatggcaagtgcttagctccttagataatttttcacatttctctacttctagagcataagcattttttaccttaacatgctttttgttttccttgattaggaagtcctcttgggagtccaagagatcatccttttcatggatggcactaatcaattcatttaatttttccttttgttgcatgtttaggttggcaaaaagagtacgcaaattatcctcctcatcactagcattatcatcactagaggactcatatttagtggaggatttggatttaaccttcttctttttgccgtccttggccatgaggcatttgtggccgacgttggggaagagaagacccttggtgacggcgatgttagcggcgtcctcgtcggaggaggagtcggaggagctctcctcggagtcccacttgcggcacacatgggcatcaccgcccctcttcttgtagtgtctcttcttctcctttcttctccccttcttgtcgtcgcccctatcactatcactagataatggacatttagcaatgaaatgatcgggcttaccacatttgtagtatattttcttggagcggggcttgtagtctttccccctcctttgcttgaggatttggcggaagcttttgatgataagcgtcatctcctcgttgtcgagcttggaggcgtcgatgggtgttcgacttggagtagattcctccttcttttcttccgtcgccttgaatgcgaccggttgtgcctcgggcgtggaggaggtgccttgctcgatgattttctttgagcctttaatcattagctcaaagctcacaaattttcctattacttcctcgggagacattagcttatatctaggatcacctcgaattaattgaacttgcgtagggttaagaaatacgagggatctaagaataaccttgaccatctcatggtcatcccatttttcgctcccgaggttgcgcacttggttcaccaaggtcttcaagcggttgtacatagcttgtggatcctccccttggtgaagcatgaagcgaccgagctccccctcgatcgtctccctcttggtgatctttgtcacctcgtctccttcgtgcgcggtcttgagtacgtcccaaatttccttcgcactctttaacccttgcaccttattatactcctctcgacttagagaggcgaggagtatagtagtggcttgggagttaaagtggtgaatttgggccacttcgtccgagtcgtagtcttcatcccctacggatggtacttgtacaccaaactcaacaacattccatatgcttgtgtggagtgaggttagatggtgcctcattttgtcactccacatattataatcttcaccgtcaaaactggtggtttgcctaatggaacggagagcaagGGAGTATGTTTTGAACTATGGGgatagcgtagaggaatcttactatacttcttgcgctcttggcgcttagaagtaacggacgacgcgtcggagccggaggtcgatggtgatgaagagttggtctcgtagtagaccactttcctcatcctcttgtgcttgtcgcctctccgatgcgacttgtgggaagaggatttcttctccttccattccctttggaggagtctttcttctccttcctcttgttgcgggactcctCCGATGAAGTctccccgtggcttgtagtgggcttgtcgtcggtctccatctccttcttggcgtgatctcccgacatcacttcgagcggttaggctctaatgaagcaccgggctccgataccaattgaaagtcgcctagagggggggtgaatagggcaaatctgaaatttaacaacttaaacacaactataagccgggttagtgttagaaataataatgagtccaagagagagggcgcaaaacaaatcgtgggcaaataacgagtgagacacgtggatttgttttaccgaggttcgattctctcaaacctactccccattgaggtggtcacaaagaccgggtctctttcaaccctttccctctctcaaacggtccctcggaccgagtgagcttctcttctcaaatcaaccgggaacaaatcttccccgcaaggaccaccacacaattggtgtctcttgcctcggttacaaatgagttttgatcacaagaacaaatgagaaagaaagaagcaatccaagcgcaagagctcaaaagaacacgacgaatctctctcactaatcactaaagctttgtgtggagttggagaggatttgatcacttgggtgtgtctagaattgaatgctagagctcttgtaaggtgtagaagtgtgaaaacttggatgacttgaatgaggggtggttgggggtatttaaagccccaaccaccaaactagctgtttggtggaggctgtctgtcgcatggtgcaccggacagtccggtgcacaccggacagtgtctggtgcgccagccacgtcaccaggccgttgggttccgaccgttggagctctgactgctgggcccgcctggatgtccggtgagcaccggacatgtactgtagagtgtccggtgcgccacttcgcgcgtgcctgacttctgcgcgctctggcacgcatttaatgccgctgcaggtgaccgttggcgccgaagtagccgttgctccgccgttacaccggacagtccagtgtacaccggacatgtccggtgaattatagcggagcggattcccaaagctggcgagttcagagtcgcttctccttggagcaccggacactgtccggtgtacaccggacagttcggtgaattatagcgcggcgcctctgagttttcccgaaggtgcgaagttcagcctggagtcccctggtgcaccggacactgtccggtggttcaccggacagtccggtgcgcccgaccagggtgccttcggttgtccctttgctcctttgattgaaccctttctcttgatctttttattggcttattgtgaacctttggtacctatagaatttataaacttgggcaaactagttagtccaattatttgtgttgggcaattcaaccaccaaaatcaatttaggaaataggtgtaagcctaattcccttttaggGGGCTACCGTGGCTTTCAACCCGCACTCGCATTCTCAGCTTTAGCCTCCTCTGCTTTTTTGGCCACGACCAAAGATCAAAATCGAAGTGAGAGGGATAAGAGAGGTTTAAGTAAGGGACTGCTTAGTGGCAGTGGGAGATCCATGTACCTTGACGTTTCCTTGGGAAGGAGCCATAAGGCAAGGGTAAAACCGACGTTCTACCCAGGGTAAAGCCATGCGTACTCGTGGGGCCCGAGGTTGCCTAGCTGTCTCGTATTTACTGTGGCGGATAGCGCGGGGCTGCGGGGGTTCCATGCACCATCTTTTAGGCTATGCCGACCCCTGGCCTTCGTAGCCTGGGGCTCAGTGTGGCCCGTGTTGCGCTCTGCCGGAGGCCTGCGCACTCAGGCCTAGTtcgataggtcatgagtgctcCGTAGACCGAGGGGCGCGCGGaccataaatgcgctgcaggtcagggcggctcgtaggtcatgagtggtaTGCGGTTCGAGgggttcgtaggtcatgagtgggaagcgAATTGGTGCTCGCGACGTGGCTCGATGTTAGGCGTGGTTACCACGTCCAGTTATTTACGATGGGTCAGTCTGGGGCCGGGCGTgagatccactcgagtggttccgTTCCGACACGCCCGACCCCCTGTGAGGTTCCGGCACGACCGACCTCAGGCTCGGTGCCGCGGGGTTTGACCGAGGGCGAGTTGTTTAAGGGTTGACGTATCCACCTTTTTCAGCTGACCAACAGGTCCCAACGACAGGGGCTGTTCCCTCAATGCGCTCACTGACCGGCGGGTCCTAGGACGGGGATCATTTCTCCGATAGTAATGTATAGATATATTTGCTAGTTACCTAATTTGTAAAAATTCACCAGTACTCTCTCCATTCTAATTTATAATCCATTTATTCTAATTTATAATCCATTTGACTTTTTGTACCGAGTTTGACCGGCTCAGCTTATTCTTTTTTAAAAAATCAAAGTCATGTCTAaagtatattatatgctaaatAATATCACAGTAAAAACTAATAATAATTATAAATTTTTAAATAAGACGAGTCGATCAAACTTAGGATACAAAGGTCAAACGAATTATAAAGTGGACAGGAGAAAATATCTTTTAGATACTTGAACATGCGATTTTCTAATTTTTAGGTATAAACAGAATTTCAGCATGATTTATAACTACATATCTATTAAGCAAGAAAATATACAACATAGACAATTAAAGTCATAAGTTTAGAGCTATATATTTTTTACTAAAACATAACACATGCACTGCAGTAACATAAAATTTCGATTTTTTTCATTCACTCACTTCTAAAATTACTAAAAGTCGTAGCGTTTCTATAAAATTCCGTCAAAGTTTTGAATCTTGACGCTCTTAAGTGACTATATATATAGGTATATAGTTCACAATCATTATTAAAAAGGGAGGGGGTCGGCTTACGTTTGTCATGCATCGAAAAACATAAAATACTAGTACTCACTCCGTTCtaatttatattttatttgactttTTACACTAAATTTTATTTGTATAAAAATTATAATTATTATTAGTTTTTACTGTAACATCGTTtaatatatattttattttaggtatgaCTTTGATTTCTATTTTTCACAAATTTTATAAATAAAACGAGCGGATAAAACTTTTAAAAATTCACACGAATTATAAATTGAAATAAATTAAGTACTTTATTGTAGGATAGATGTATGTGTTTTTGTGCAAGGAACCGCTGAAGTTTGTACTAACAAAATCCTTGAACAAAACAAGACAAATCAAGATATTTTTTCTACTTTttttattgtcattttattttgttCCGTGAGCACATCACACCACCATCGACATGGCGAGTGACGACGGGTTGAAAACCGAAGCACCGAACACACGCGCACCGCAGGCCGCAGCTTGTCAGTTGTCCGTATCGCCGCCCATCGCCATGCTCGCCTACCTCCTCCACGGCCCAGCCGCCGCCATCGCCGCGGCGCCCAGCGCCTTCCTCCTCCGCTCCCTCCCGCCGGCGAAGACCCCGTTCCTATCCTCTCTCCCGCGCCCGGTCTCGCCGAGGCGCGCTGCCGCAGCCGCGTTCGCCTTCAACCCCGCTGCCGCAGCGGCCCCCATCGTGGCGTCGCTGCTCGAGGGCCCCGTGCTGGTCTGGGCCGGCCGGCTCTGCCTCTACTACGCGCTCCTCCACGTCGGGCTCGCCGGCTCCCCGCGCAACCCCTTCCTCTCTCACGGTAATACACGCGAGGTTCGACGCGGTGGGTTCGTTCTGTTGGCGGCGGTGTTTCGGGTTCGGGAATGGGAAGATGATTGAGGTTTTCTGATGCGTGTGTGCTTTGCAGAGATCGGCGGCGAGGACGGCGCCGGGGATAGCGACCTAGGGTTCTCCAAGTGGGCCGAGAAGCTCCGTGGCGGTGCCTCAGGTTTCGTGCAGTTCTCTAAATTTTGTTTGCCCGATTACAATTGTTTGTTTGCTTATTTATTTATGCATTCCTCGGATTTGTCGTTGATGCTCTGTTCGGTGGAAGTGGATGCTATGAAAGAGTTATACGGTTCTGCCCTTCGGCATCTGTAAGGAGATTCTGGATGTGAAAAAGATATCTTTTTTTGCAGAATCTGATTCTACTGCCTTGCTAGGAAGGACCATATAGTACATGACTACATGGTGGTAGGTGGTTCGATGTCTTTGGCGGAATTTGACAATTCTGTTCCTTTTTTCTGTAGCAGTACTCTGGAATTGAAGTGAAATTCTGTCCTTAGTAAgggagtgtttgaatgcactatacctaatagttagttggctaaaaaaattctattggaattagctagctaacaaatactgCCTGTGTtccaaattaaaattcgttttagccTTTTATTGTATTCATACAATAATTAGTGTATGtgttttgtatgtgtctagattagagatgtcaatgggacccgatacccgctaactcgtggggaattcccctattagggtaTGGGTATGGGACAAAAATTGTCCCCATGGGTATGAATATGGGACAAAATCTCCATCCATTGGGTAAACGTGTATGGGTTTGGGAAGCAAAAAtccgaacccgattacccatgggtatttcatacgtgtacacctatcatgtttgtatgaatgagttgaggccGAGTCGGCCACCAAGCGTAGCACGACAGCGCACTAGGCCTAAGTTCTAGCCCAACAAGGCAACACAGCAAGGCAACTAGCAGACTAGCAAaaaacaaaaccctaaaataaccaGCCATACGCTACGCCCTATCCAGCCGGTCAACCGCCGCACGCCTGGACGTTGCTCTGGCACTGCACACTAGCGACTTCACCAGCGACGAGGAGCACCGCTGACTGCTAAGAGCCTAGGATGATGGTGACGACCATGGATTCTCAGGCGCCAACGAACTTAGATGGTGACCCAGGAAGGTGAACAGACTCTATTTCTTTATTTCTTCTATCGGTCCCGAAGTACTAATTTCTTTTCTGATAAATGGATGAATGGATTATGGTTCATGGATGAGTGCTTGCCGATGTGGTGATGTCTGAAATCTGGATAGTTTGTGCTAGCTGTTAGTACCTATTTATCCCTTAATTGGGGATGAGGACCCACTGGGGACCCGTAACCCGAATGGGGATAGGTATGGGATGAGTTTTGCACCCATGATGGGTATGAGGATGGATCAAACATGATGGAGATGGATCTGGGATGCTATAACCCGGTGTGAAATTTCTCATTGACATCTCTAGTCTAGATTCATTATCAtttatttgaatatagacataaagagCAAGTGATAAAACGAACTCTATTGTGGTATGGTACGGAGGGAGTAGTtggctaactattagctaatttgctaaaaatagctaatagttgaactattagttaGACTGTTTTGATGTCTTCAGCTAATTTTAAcagctaactattagttctagtgcatcCAAACATACTTTGAGGGACCAGAGGCTAGGTTAGCCCCTGCGTTATGAGAACGCGTAGGGACCAGGTACTCTTGACACGCCTGGCTGGTGCCTACCCTCGTAAATCCTAGCGAGCATAGCACCACGGGGATTCGAAATTGAAGAATCCATCTTCCATGCTAATCTAGCCGTACTGGGATGAAAATGTGCTCTCTTTTATATATAAATATAATAGTGACTAGTAACCTCTCAGTAAGTATTTTTAACTTTCTTGAGATTTATTCACATTCAGCTTTAACAAGGAAAAAGCCTGAACATAACCCCAGCGGTCCTCAAGGAAATTTATGGATGGAAACATACATATACTATTACATTGTTTTGTAATGGACGAGAAGGTGAATAGTCTTGAGCTTCTTGCTGATCAGGTGAAAAAGATGCTCAGCATAAGAGAAAGCTAACTAGCAAATGGAAGCCCACGACCAAAGGCACACTGAAGAGAACCTACCGAGTACGTTCAACGGATGAAGGAAGGCGGATCCTGAAGGAGATTGCTTCAGTTCTGTCCCAAGATGATCATTTTGTGGATGCTTCGTCTCACAAGGTAAAATCTTGTATCAGTTCAGAACAAGTGATCTCATCTGCCCCTTAAAGCATCATTTTGTGAACAAATATTGTCTCATCACCTGTAGAAAGAGGTTTTAAACATGTTACTTTTTTTCTTTTGTTTGGTTGTTACTAAATCGATATAAATTATTGTgcaatcaaacttttcatgcaatCATCGTATAATCAAACTACCAAAATTCATGAAAAAAATCTTAAACAAATTATAGATGTACTTTATTATTTACTTTACCAATATATCAAATTTAAGTTTTAATTCACACTATGTTAAGAGATataaaaaagataaaattctatcATTTATAATTTTTTATGTATTAAGTAGGATGAATTAGAACTTGGAATTTGATAGATTGATTGCATAGTTTTTTTATCCATGCCCCTTAAATAATGAAGTACATCTATAGTTTTTTTTTAGATTTTTCATGACTTTTGTTAGTTTGATTGCATAGGAAGCTTGATTGGATAATGTTTTTTGGCTACTAAATCAGTCGTGTTTAAACTACCAATCAGGGTTGCCAAATTAGGAGGGAAAGTGCTCATGGCGAAAGTGTTTGCTGCTACAACGTGAGAGCGTTGTTCGATGAGCTTCCAACTCCTCACTTGCTTCTGGAGATAACACCGTTTCCTGCTGGACAACTTACGGACAACGACTACCGTAAGGCAGAGAGGCTTGAGATGGTCCTGAGGCTCAGCACTTCTATTTAAAAAACCTGGGGACTGATTTTTCAATTTCCCCTAATACTTAATTTGCCCAAGTTGTAAATTGTCTTCCTATGGGCCTGTAAATTGACGCAGTTGGCAAAGAATCACTTGAAAACACAAGTTCTGGTTGCATggattgatccattgagatactttaGTTCATTAATTTCCCCTCAATCCCTGGGAATGCCGAAGAggatttaagtttccaaactaactctaattaaCTGAATTTTCCATGGGTAAACTGATAATGCTATTTGATTAGTTCCATAGCATCGCCCCATGACCACCCTATGAAAGTGATTAGTTCTCGGCGGGAGCATCATTATGTCTATGAAAGTGATTAGTTCCCAGCGTGAGCATAATTATTTCTGTTCACTCCTAACATCTCTGCAGTGCTGCTTTGAGAACATAGATGGATGAATAGATGTGTATGCTAAGTCACCATCACGTTACATGCAAAAGATAAGCAGAGACTAGACATGCTGGAATTCAGAGAAACTGCAAACTGGAGAGCTAGCTTATCAGACACTGAAGGCAGCAAGGGTACTGAACCACACGGTCATGTTTCGATGGCTTCACCTCAGAAACTCAGCACGAGGTAGCATGTCATGTATGGATCAGTCTCCAGGAAGAAACTCATAACCTAACCACAGTTCTTTCAGCTACAGCAAATCTCAAAAGGACTTTGCATATTCTTCACGTTTGGTTATTCTGAGGAACTCGAAGCTACATGTCCATTGCATATCCATAGTTTCAAAAGCCAAGGATGAGTTGCCACAGGCAGTGCGCGCCTGGGAA contains these protein-coding regions:
- the LOC100193042 gene encoding uncharacterized protein LOC100193042; protein product: MLAYLLHGPAAAIAAAPSAFLLRSLPPAKTPFLSSLPRPVSPRRAAAAAFAFNPAAAAAPIVASLLEGPVLVWAGRLCLYYALLHVGLAGSPRNPFLSHEIGGEDGAGDSDLGFSKWAEKLRGGASGEKDAQHKRKLTSKWKPTTKGTLKRTYRVRSTDEGRRILKEIASVLSQDDHFVDASSHKGCQIRRESAHGESVCCYNVRALFDELPTPHLLLEITPFPAGQLTDNDYRKAERLEMVLRLSTSI